The following are from one region of the Tenacibaculum dicentrarchi genome:
- a CDS encoding FAD-dependent oxidoreductase — translation MIFDVLIIGGGVSGMQCALVLGSAHKKAYAKDKKIGILLHQKTSHLQNALFNNVLGLPEGKLGKDILLEGKTQLKAQYPDIIQIENEKVLAVLDDEKGYKIVTNKQEYLSKKVVIALNYSKPFEIAGLEQYIERHSRANVMKDRIQLRNFNHLIKQGLYVCGTLAGWRSQFAIAAGSGASVATDILTVWNNHTPTKVHDKII, via the coding sequence ATGATTTTTGACGTATTAATTATTGGAGGAGGTGTTTCGGGCATGCAATGTGCCTTGGTTTTAGGATCGGCACATAAAAAAGCTTATGCTAAAGATAAAAAAATAGGAATTTTATTACACCAAAAGACATCTCATTTACAAAATGCCCTATTTAACAATGTATTAGGATTGCCTGAAGGGAAATTAGGTAAAGATATTTTACTTGAAGGAAAAACACAATTAAAAGCACAATATCCTGACATAATTCAAATTGAAAACGAAAAGGTATTGGCTGTTTTAGATGATGAAAAAGGATATAAAATAGTTACAAATAAACAAGAATACCTCAGTAAAAAAGTGGTTATCGCTTTAAATTATTCAAAACCTTTTGAAATAGCAGGTTTAGAACAATATATAGAACGCCACAGTAGGGCAAATGTGATGAAAGATCGCATACAGCTTCGTAATTTTAATCATTTAATAAAACAAGGATTATATGTTTGTGGAACCTTAGCTGGTTGGCGCAGTCAGTTTGCAATTGCTGCTGGTAGTGGCGCTAGTGTAGCTACTGATATATTGACAGTTTGGAATAATCATACCCCCACAAAAGTACACGATAAAATTATTTAA
- a CDS encoding endonuclease, with product MKRVLLLGFATLFLINCGGNTDDIIKPEPIPTETEKIVAKDDAFKATENTVIELPSFLSNDEYSSRGSITVTFDAKTTNNGSIERERELYTYTPAKNFSGIDTFTYTICSKDTPDICETATVSISVSDKGTPEAVDDIYNTGINSALIISSYLDNDMLIDGAKIESINTEASNATVVLNADGTISYTPLADFLGKDTFTYTICDNDPTNSCATATITVNVIKAIAFNIPAELATYYSGVSFVNDTQSNYEALKDLLKRSHSNILKYTDRHKYLYNADEDLNNTDNVVLMYTGESRDRREYTSGSNPHQKQTYNTEHIYPQSKLASANHAVSRTDLHHLRSCDDKVNTRRSNLPFIDGSGVAKKDNNAWYPGDQWKGDVARMVFYLNARYGETFDKVGSKELFLKWNKEDPVSDFEKQRNNTIAKVQGNRNPFIDNPYLVTLTWGGASASNTWK from the coding sequence ATGAAAAGAGTATTATTATTAGGGTTTGCAACCTTATTCCTTATAAACTGTGGCGGAAACACAGACGATATTATAAAACCAGAACCAATACCAACTGAAACTGAAAAAATAGTAGCAAAAGACGATGCTTTTAAAGCTACTGAAAATACCGTTATTGAATTACCAAGTTTTTTATCGAATGATGAATATTCATCTAGAGGTAGTATTACTGTTACTTTTGATGCAAAAACTACAAACAACGGAAGCATAGAAAGAGAACGTGAACTTTATACCTATACTCCTGCTAAAAACTTTTCAGGAATAGATACTTTTACCTACACTATTTGCAGTAAAGATACCCCTGATATTTGTGAAACAGCAACTGTAAGCATTAGCGTTTCTGACAAAGGAACTCCTGAGGCTGTCGATGATATTTATAATACAGGAATTAATTCAGCGCTTATAATTAGTAGTTACCTTGATAACGATATGCTAATTGATGGTGCTAAAATTGAATCAATAAATACAGAGGCTTCAAATGCAACAGTCGTTTTAAATGCCGATGGAACAATTAGCTATACTCCTTTAGCTGACTTTTTAGGGAAAGACACCTTTACCTACACTATTTGTGATAACGATCCTACAAATTCATGTGCTACCGCAACAATTACGGTAAATGTTATAAAGGCAATTGCTTTTAATATTCCTGCGGAATTAGCAACTTATTATAGCGGTGTTTCTTTTGTAAACGATACCCAAAGTAATTATGAAGCACTGAAAGATTTATTAAAAAGATCGCATTCAAACATCTTAAAATATACCGACAGACATAAATATTTATACAATGCGGATGAAGATTTGAATAATACAGACAATGTAGTATTAATGTACACTGGTGAAAGTAGAGATAGAAGAGAATATACTTCTGGTTCTAATCCTCATCAAAAACAAACCTACAATACAGAGCATATATATCCACAATCAAAACTTGCTTCTGCAAATCATGCGGTATCAAGAACCGATTTACACCATTTAAGATCGTGTGATGATAAAGTAAATACAAGAAGATCAAACCTTCCATTTATTGACGGAAGTGGTGTTGCTAAAAAAGATAATAATGCTTGGTATCCTGGAGATCAGTGGAAAGGAGATGTTGCCAGAATGGTTTTTTACCTAAACGCTAGATATGGCGAAACTTTTGATAAAGTTGGTTCGAAAGAATTATTCTTAAAATGGAACAAAGAAGATCCTGTTTCTGATTTCGAAAAACAACGAAATAACACTATTGCAAAAGTTCAAGGAAATAGAAATCCTTTTATTGACAATCCATATTTAGTTACCCTAACTTGGGGTGGAGCTAGCGCTAGCAATACTTGGAAGTAA